The nucleotide sequence GGACGACCCGGGCGGCGACCGCCGCAGGCCCAGTCGGCGACCCGGCCGTCGCCGTTCCGCAACGCCCAGCGGAACGGCAGTTGCCAGGGCTCCTCGTGCCGGCTGCGGGCCCAGCCGTCCGCGACGTTCACGTACCAGTCGTCGCCGAGCTGCATCCGCATCGGGAAGCGCAATACCTCGGCGACGAGGGGCATCCCGCCGGCGTCCAGGTCGCCGTCGGTGAGTTGCGCGACGAGGCCGAGCAGCTCCAGCATCCGGCCTGCGCCGTTCCACCAGTAGGCGACGCCCTCGTCGATCGCGCCGTCCGTCGGAAGCGTCGCCACGTAGCGGTCCAGGCTGTCGAGGGCTCGGGCGGCCATCCTCGCCACGCGCTCCGGGTCGTCGAGCAGCAGCACCGCAGCCAGCAGCACATTGCCGAGGATCCACGGATTCCAGTTGTTGACCTCTCGCCAGTAGCCCAGCCACCAGAAGTCGTCGCGTGTCTCGAACGGAGTGAACACCCGGGCCTCGGCCTCCGACCGGATTCGCTCGCTCAGCCCGGGCCACGCCTGCTCCCACTCCCCTCCGAGCACGCGATCTGCGACGGCGAGCTGGGCGACGACCTCGCCCGCGGCGAGGTCGAGGTACGGCGCCGAAACGTCGGGCAGGACGAAATCCCGGCGGGCGTGCGCATCGTCGTGGGCCGGGAGCGACCAGGTGCTCTGCTCACAGAGAAGGACGGCACCGTCGGCCGCCTCGTCGAGCCACACCGAGGAGCGGGTCGCCGCCGCGAGGACGACGGCTCGGGTGAGCCGATGTCGGCGGGAGTCGACGGCGATCTCGTACTGCCTGCGGTCGCCGTCTCGCACGTAGCGGGCGAACAGCGTGGCGGTCGCGTCGACCCACGGCCGCGGGAGGTCGCCCTCCGCGTCCACCCGGAGGTGTTCGATCGTGAACGGGTCCACACCGTCCCAGACCCGCCGGTCGCCCGATGCCGGGATGCCGGTCCGACGTCGCAGCCCTTCCGTGCCTTCCCGGAGGAAGCGCTCGCGGAGCGCGGGTTCGCGCATCCGCTCGCCCCACTGGGCGAACAGGGGTCCGGAGAACGCTGTGACCCGTACATCGGCCGGGGGCCTGGTATGAGCGCTCACGCGGGCGAGGGGGGTCGGATGCGTGCCTGTCGCCGTCGAACGATTCACCGTCGAGTTCCTCCCTGAGCGTCCGTCCGTGATGGATTGTGTTCGAACGTGATCGCTTTGTTCGCTTGAGACGGCCCCGAGTATGTACTGGTCG is from Leifsonia sp. 466MF and encodes:
- a CDS encoding heparinase II/III domain-containing protein is translated as MREPALRERFLREGTEGLRRRTGIPASGDRRVWDGVDPFTIEHLRVDAEGDLPRPWVDATATLFARYVRDGDRRQYEIAVDSRRHRLTRAVVLAAATRSSVWLDEAADGAVLLCEQSTWSLPAHDDAHARRDFVLPDVSAPYLDLAAGEVVAQLAVADRVLGGEWEQAWPGLSERIRSEAEARVFTPFETRDDFWWLGYWREVNNWNPWILGNVLLAAVLLLDDPERVARMAARALDSLDRYVATLPTDGAIDEGVAYWWNGAGRMLELLGLVAQLTDGDLDAGGMPLVAEVLRFPMRMQLGDDWYVNVADGWARSRHEEPWQLPFRWALRNGDGRVADWACGGRRPGRPVAPVTGGLPRLVRAIADPEWRDAAPADAPLPRSVWLPSVQVLVCRDRAGDASGLTLAAKGGTNDENHNHKDLGSFIVASGGRPLLVDIGKPTYTRETFSPDRYRIRAMQSGWHNAPAPHGLEQGEGPAFRAHVVGRAPAGEPEATHPAPTDPASESPIELQLDLSAAYPLEAGESWRRTFRFASPRRIEVTDSWRLASHPAHPAAMLHLIAAGAVDASGDRVIVRADGRGIAITAEGAEPTLEEWLLDDPELCTVWGPSLTRISYTLPVAVGTLTTVVEEIG